The genomic DNA GGCGAGGCGGCAGCCGTGCTGCGCCGGCTGGGGGTGCAACAGGTCAGGACCTCGGCCTCCGCCGCCTCCGGCGTACCGGCCGCCGTTGCACCCGAGGCGATCGTCGCCGCGCTCGTTGCCGCCGGCGTGCCCGTCCGCGGATTCGTCGCCGCCGCGCCCAGCCTGGAGGACGTATTCGTGTCGCTGACCGGGGAGGGATTCGATGTCGACGCCTGACACGGTCGCCACAGGGGCGCCCGCCAGCGGTCGGGGGCCGGAGCGCGCGCCGACCGGGGCGGCGGTTGCCGGCACGGCGCGGCCCCGGCTGAGCCCCTGGCGTCTCCTGGGTTCCGAACTGGCCCTCATCGCAGGTCGGCGGCGCAATCAGGCCGGGCTTGCCGTGCTGGCGTCGGTGCCGATCATCATGGCGATCGCGGTCAAGGTGAGCCAACCCCGGGCGGGCCGTGGCCCCGATTTCCTCTCCTCGATCACGGCCAACGGCCTGTTCGTCGCGTTCGCCGCGCTCACGGTCGAGATGACGATGTTCCTTCCGCTGGCCATCGCCATGGTCTCCGGCGACTCGGTTGCCGGCGAGGCCAACATCGGCACCCTGCGGTACCTCCTGACGGTGCCGGTGGGGCGGACCCGGCTGCTGGTGGTGAAGTACCTGTCGCTGGTGGTCGCCGCCGTCTGGGCCGTGACGCTCGTCGCCGTCGTGGGCGCCATCGTCGGCATCGTCATGTTCGGGACGGGTCCGCTGACGAGCCTGTCGGGCAGCCAGCTGCCGTTCTCGACGGCCGTGGTCAGGCTGATCCTGGTGGTGCTCTATCTGGGCGCCGGGCTCGCCGCGCTGGCGGCCGTCGGCCTGTTCATCTCGACCCTCACCGAGCAGCCGATGGCCGCCGCGGTGGCCCTGATGATCGTCACGATCGTGTCGTGGATCCTTGATGCGATCCCGCAGGTCGACTGGCTTGCGCCATACCTGATCGTGCATGAATGGCTCGCGTTCGGCGACCTGCTCCGGGACCCGATCGCGACCGAGGCCATCGGGCGTGGCCTGCTCGTCGACCTCTGCTATGCCATCTTCTTCTGGGCGCTCGCGTGGGCCCGGTTCGCCGGGAAGGACATCACGAGCTGAGGGCGCGCTCCAGGTCGGCGCGGAGGTCCTCATACGACTCCAGGCCGATCGAGAGCCGCAGCACGTCCTGGCCCGGCTTGGCCTCCGCCGCGACCGGACGGTGGGTGAGCGCGGCCGGGTGCTGGATGAGCGAGTCCACCCCGCCCAGCGACACGGCGTGCGTGAAGACCCGGACCCGCTCGACGACGGCGCTGGCCCGCCGGAAACCCTCTTCCGGACCGCCCGCCAGTTGGACGGCGATCATCGCCCCGGGCCCCCGCATCTGCCCCTCGGAGCCGACCAGCCCGTGCGGGTCGCAGCCGGGCAGGCCGGGGTGGCGGACCCCGGCCACGTGCGGGGCGTCCGTCGCCAGCCAGTCGACCAGCCGGGCGGCGGTCTCCTGCTGCACCCGGACGCGGATCGGCAGCGTCTGCAGGCCGCGGTGCAGGAGGTACGCCGAGAGCGGGTGCAGCAGCCCGCCGGTGACGGCGCGGACCCGGCGCAGCGCCGCGGCCCAGGTGTCGTCGCACGCCACCACGCCGGCGACCACGTCGCCGTGACCGCCGAGGTATTTCGTGCCGCTGTGCAGCACCAGCGTCGCGCCGTGCGCCGCCGGGTTCTGCAGCACCGGGGTGGCGAACGTGTTGTCCACCAGCACGGGCACCTCGCCCGCACCCGCCGTACCCTTTCCATTCGCGCGGCCGCCCGCCGCCGCGACGACCGCGGCGATGTCGACCAGATCCAGCGTGGGGTTGCCCGGCGTCTCCAGGATCACCAGACAGGTGTCCGGCCGGATCGCGGCGGCCACGCCGTCCGGCGTACAGAACGTCGTCTCCGTTCCCAGCAGCCCCGTGGCGAGCACGTGGTCGGTGCCGCCGTACAGCGGCCGGACCGCCACGACGTGCGCCCCGCGCCCAGCGGCCGAGCCCTGCTCCCGGGCGGCGAGGATGGCCGCGGCGACGGCGGCCATGCCGGAGGCGAACGCGACCGCCTGGGCCGTCCCCTCCAGCGCGGCCAACGCGGTCTCGAAGCGGGCGACGCCGGGATTCCAGAGGCGCTGATAGATGAGCCCGCCGGACTCCGGCCCCGGGTCGGGCACGCGACCCGAGGCGAGCAGGTCGTACGCCGCGCCACCGGCGGCGACCGACGGCACCGGGTAGGTGCTGGATAGGTCGATGGGCGGCACGTGGAGCCCCAGGGTCACCAGGTCTGCACGGCCGGCGTGCACGGCTAGGGTCTCCAGCCTCATGACGTCGTCCATGCTCGCCACTGTCCAGGGCGCGCCGACGAGCGGCAACCGGATTGGCCAGATCCGTCCCGGTGAGTTCGGTCGCCCCGCCGCCGCCGGCTGGGCCGCCGGGCTTACTCCGGCGGCGCGGCGGGCTTGGGGATGGCGGACAGATCGTACGGCGTGCGCTGGTAGACGTAGTAGTTCAGCCAGTTCGAGTAGAGCAGGAACGCGTGGCTGCGCCATGTGACCAGGGGCTTTTGGGTGGGGTCGTCGCCCGGGAAGTAGTTGACCGGCACCTTGATGGGCAGCCCGCGGGCCACGTCGCGGTCGTACTCGGCCTGCAAGGTGCGCCGCTCGTACTCCGGGTGACCGGTCACGAAGAGCTGCCGCTGGTCGCGACTCGTGGCCAGGTAGACGCCGGCCACGTCGGACTCCGCGATCAGCTCCAGCCCGTCCGCGGCGAGGATCGCCTCCCGCCCGACGCCCGTGTGGCGCGAATGCGGCGCGGGGAAGACCTCGTCGAAGCCCCGCACGATGTGTGCGTGCCGCTCCAGGACCCGGTGCTCGAAGACGCCGAACATCTTCTCCGCCAGCTCGAACTTGGGCACGCCGAAGTGGTGGTAAAGCCCGGCCTGGGCGCCCCAGCAGGTGTGCAGCGTGGAGAACACGTGCTCCTTGGACCACTCCATGATGTCGACGAGCTCGGGCCAGTAGTCGACGTCCTCGAACGGCATCAGCTCGACGGGGGCGCCGGTGATGATGAGGCCGTCGAACTTGTCGTCGCGCACCCGGTCGAACGTCGTATAGAACGCCTCGAGGTGCTCGCTCGAGGTGTGCGTCGACTCCCGCGAGCGCATCCGCACGAGCGTGAATTCCACCTGCAGCGGCGAGTTGCTCAGCAGCCGCAACACCTGTGTCTCGGTGTCCACCTTCGTGGGCATGAGGTTGACCATGGCGATCCGCAGCGGGCGAATGTCCTGGTGGCCGGCGCGGTCCTCCGACATGAGGAACACGTTCTCCGCGTTCAGCGTGGCGCGTGCGGGCAGATCGCGGGGAATCTTGACGGGCACCTGGTCCCTCCTCCGGCCGGCGGTGCGCCGCTCGCGTGCGGGAGCGGCAGTGCGGGAGACGAGGGTACGGCGTGCGGGGCTGGCCGCGCAGAGGCGTATCTCACCGTGGGCAGCTAGCATCGGAGCGTCTCCCTGGAGCGCCCGCGGGATATCCGTTGCGCGGGCCGGCGAGTCGTGTCCGGCAAGGGCACGAACACCGGCGACCGCAGCCGTCCGAGCGAGGGAGAGCCATGGGAAAGCACTACAGCGAGGCGTCGGAACGCACCGCCAAATGCCTCTTCTGGCTCGGGGTCGTCGCCATGCTGGCCGCGATCATGCTCGGGGTAGCCACGCGCAGCGTCGGCGCCTGGGTGGTGCTCTTCGCGATCGGGCTCCTCGGGCTCGCGGTCGCCGTCTGGAATCGCCCACGGCTCGCCCCGCCGGCGGGGGCGTCGTCAGCAGCCACTATCGCCCCATCGGCGGCCGCAGCCGCCCCCGCCCCGACGGTCAGCCAGGCGCCGGTGTCGCGCCCGGTGGCGGCGCCGAAGTAGCCGTCGCGGTCGCCGTGGCGTTGCGCAGCTCACGGCGTACGTCGCGCACGAAGACCGCCAGCGCACCGGCGAGCGCGACGGCGTAGGCCGTCAGGGCGACCTGTAGCGGGAAGACCGCGGCGGACCAAGCCGGCATGCCCCCCACGCCGTACTGCCAAGACAGCGCCAGCGCCGACGCCCCCACCATGAGGACGCCCGGTGCCGCGGTCGCGCGGTCCCGGCGGCACACCCACAACAGACCGATAAGGCCCAGCAGCACCGCAGTCACCGTCGCGGCGCGCCACTCGCTGCCGGCGTCGGCCTCGGCGTAGATGTCGTGCCAGCAGGCCCAGAACAGGCAGGTGAGCACGAGGCCCGCGGCGACCAGGAGGGCTGACTTCGCCGCCGGGGCCAAGGTGGAGATCGCCCTGACGCGTTCCCGTGCCGCGCCGCGCAGGACGTCGCCGACGAGTCTGGGGGACAGGGGCAATTCGCGCAGCAGGTCGAGGTATTCGGCGCCGTAGCGGTGCCGCCATTTCGCCGGGTAGAGCGCCAGGAGGAGGCGTCTCATGTCGCACCTCCCGGCAGGGCTAGGCCGTGCGCTGCTCGGCCGGGACGCGACGTACGCCGTGCGGGGCCGGCGCCCGCGGCTCGGCGGGTCGGCGCTCGGCCGCCGCGTTCGTCCAGGGCGGCCACGAGGAGCCGCCAGGCCGCTTCGTGCTCGGCGGCGACGGTGCGCCCGGCCGGGGTCAGCTCGTACGGGCGGCGCCGGCCCTGCGGGGGCAGCGGCGCGATCAGGCCCTGCTCTTCCAGCGCCGTGAGCGCGCCGTAGAGGGTCCCGGGCCCCATCGTCACGCCGCAGAGCGCGGCGACATCCTCGATGATCGCGTAGCCGTGCTTGGGGCCGCCGGACAGCGAGGTCAGGACCAGCGCTCGGGGGCCGCCGAAGGTGGTGGGGTCGGCCATGCGTGTCCCTCTCTGTGCGGCTCCGCTGACGGCAACTACTACGTCCCACGATACATCGGGAGGCGTATCAGCGACAGGGGCCGGAGCTCACCTTCCGGGTCTGGTCACGACGCTCCAGCAGCACCAGCACCTCGGCGTGGTCGGTGTGCGGGAACATGTCGAAGAGCCGGGCGCGGGTCGGTCGGAGCGACGGCATCCGCGCCAGGTCGGCCGCGAGAGTGACCGGGTTGCAGCTGGAGTAGACGACGGTCGCCACGTCGCTGTCCTCGAGCCAGGCCGCCAGGCGGGGGCCGATGCCGCGCCGGGGCGGATTGACGATCACCATGTCCGGGTGTCGGCGAAGCGCCTCGGCGTACGCCGTCGCGTCGCCCGGCACGAACCGCGCGGCCAGGCCGGCGCTGTGGGCGGCGGCCGTTGCCCCGGCCACGGCCGCCTCGGCGGCCTCGACGCCGGTGATGTGGGTAGGCGCGTCCGGGGCGGCCCCGCCCAGCGCCCGCGCCGCGTGCAGGGCGAATCCGCCCACGCCGCAATACAGGTCGAGGACCGACTGGGGCGCGGCGGAGGCGATCCAGTCAGCGGCCTGCCGATAGAGCGCCCCCGCGACCTGCGTGTTGGTCTGTAGGAACGCCCCCGGGTGCAGGTGCAGCGTGACGTCCCCGACCCGCATCGGGAGGGTGTGTTCGTCGGTCAGTATCACGTCCGGACCCGGGCCCTCCGCCAATGCCGCGTGGGCCGGGAGCAGGTTGGCGGACACGACGTGCGGGGCGCGGAGGCCGGCGGCGACCAGGTCCGCGGCCAGGTCGGGCAGCCCCCGCCGGATCTTGCCGAGCTGGCCCTCGGAGCGCAGCACGAAGCGGATCATCGCCTCGGCGCCCTCGGGTCGTGCCGAACCGGCCGTGATGCCAGCGCCATTCGAGTCGTCGGGGGTCTCGCGGGTGCCCTGCGTGTCGGAGGGCGGCGTCTCGATGACCTGGATGCCCTTGAGTTCCCCGGTGCGGGCCGCCACGTCGTACGGCCGCAGGCCCAGCCGCGCGATGAAGCCCGCGAGGACCGGCAGGGCTGCGGCTGCGTACGGCCCGACGATGCCGCAGCCGCGCAGGTCCACACCCGACCCGTCCGCGGCGAGGATCCCGAGCGTGGGGGATTGCGGCGTGCCGGCGACGACCATCTTGGCCTTGGCGCGGAAGCGGTCCTCCGCCGAGGCGCACGGGGCCGACCAGGCCAGATCCGCGTGCTCGCCGAGAAGCCGCCGCGCGGCGGCGTCCTTGGCGGCCAGCTGCGCGGCGTACGGCGTCGCGAGCCGGACACAGGAACCACAGGCGCCCGCCTCGAAGTACCCACACCGCACGACCCGATTCTGCCGCCCGCTGCGATCGGCCGCCGCATCGCTTATTCAACCTTTTGGTTGAAAACCGTCAAGGACGGGGGCTAGCGTCTTAATCAACCACTTGGTTGAGAAAGGATCGCATGGACGATCAGCTGTCGAAGGCGTTCGCCGCCCTCGCCGACCCGACGCGCCGAGACCTCGTCGCGCGGCTCGCGATCGGCGACGCGACCCCCTCGGAGCTGGCCGCCCCCTACGACATGACCCTGCAGGCGGTCAGCAAGCACCTCAAGGTGCTCGAGGCCGCCGGGCTCGTCTCGCGCACCCGCGAGGCGCAACGCCGTCCCGTGCATCTGGAGGCGGCGGCACTGCGCGCCATGACCGAATGGATCGATCGCTACCAGCGCCGGGCGGAGGAGCGGTACGGCCGCCTGGCGGCGGTGCTCGCCCAGCTCGGCGACGAGTGACGCGGTCACCCGACGTACGACCCGCTTGTCCCGACCCATGTTCACCCCACGGAGCAAGGAGAGCAGCCATGACCACGACCCAGCACCTGACCGCCGCCCGGATCGAGGCCGACGCGCAGGTTCCCCTGATCCGCATGACCCGGGATTTCCAGGCCACGCCCGCCCAGCTGTTCCGGGCGCACACCGATCCCGAGATCTACGCCCGCTGGGTCGGCCCGGCCGACATCGGCACCCGCATCGAGCACTGGGACGCCCGCACCGGCGGGAGCTGGCGCTTCGTCAACCACCGGGGCGAGGGGGATGCGCTGGAGGAGTACGGCTTTCACGGTTGCTTCCACGAGGTCCGGCCGGATCGCATCGTCCAGACCTTCACCTGGGAGGGCCAGCCGGACGGCGTGTCCCTGGAGACCCTGACGTTCGAGGACCTCGGCGACGGCTGGACGCGCCTGCACGCCCAGTCCCTCGTCGACTCCTTCGAGGGCCGCGACGCCTGGCTGGACAGCGGGATGGAGACCGGCGTCAATGACGGGTACGCCAAGCTCGACGCCCTGCTCCCGACGCTGCTCGCCGAGGGGAGCCCGGCGTGACCGCGCTGCCGCAGCAGGCCATCCCCGACAAGTTCCGCACGGTCGCCGCCGGATTCACCGCGCGGGTGGACGCCGTGACCGACTGGGACGCCCCCACGCCGGTCAAGGAGTGGGTCGCGCGGGACGTGGTGGCCCACCTCACCTGGATCAAGGACGTGCTCGGTGACTGCGTCGACCTGGGCGAGATCCCCTCGGCCGCAAGTGATCCGGTCGCCAGCTGGGCGGCGCTCGCGGGCGCCATCCAGGGCCTGCTCGACGACCCCGCGACGATGGCGATCATCCATCGGCACGCGCACACCGGCGAGAACCCGGTGCCCGTGCTCATCGACCGGATCTACACCGGGGACGTCTTCTTCCACACCTGGGACCTGGCCCGCTCCAACGGCCTGGATGACCGGCTCGACCCGGCGTACGTCCATGAGGCGCTCGTCGGCATGACCGCGGCAGAGGAGGTCCTGCGGCCCTCGGGGCAGTTCGGGGAGCGCCAGCCCGTGCCCGACGACGCGACCGAACAGGACCGGCTGTTCGCCTTCCTCGGCCGCGATCCGTCCTGGCGCCGCTGAGTCGGCGTCAGCCGCCGCCGGCCTGGGCGCGGGTAGCCTCGGGGCAGGGCCGGGCTCACCCGCGGGAGGTGCGCGATGACGACGTACGACGTCCTCATCGTCGACGACGAGGAGGAGCTGGCCCGCAGCACGGTGGACTATCTGGCGGCGTTCGGCCTCGCCGCGACCTGGGCCGGCTCAGCCGAGGACGCCCTGGGGCGCCTGCGCCGCGACGACGCGCGGCTCATCCTGCTCGACGTCAACCTCCCCGGTCTGACCGGGTTCGACCTGTGCCGGCGGCTGCGCACCGACGCGGGCACCGCGCAGACCCCGATCGTCTTCCTCTCGGCGCGGCGCAGCGACGACGACGAGATCCTCGCGCTGAGCCTCGGCGGGGACGACTACCTGCGCAAACCGTTCTCGCTGTCGGTGCTGCTGGCGAAGGTCCGCCGCATCCTGACCCGCCTCGACGACGCGGGGGCCGCGCCGACGGGGTACGACGACGGCCACCTGCGCTGGGACCCCGCCGCGGACCGCTTCTGGGTCGGGGGCTGCGAGCTGGTGCTGCCGGCCATGGAGCATCGGCTGCTGCGCTACTGCCTGGAACACCGCGGCAAGGTGCTGACCAAGCGGGACCTCTTCGTCGGGGTCTGGGGGGACGCCATCACCGGCGAGGGCACCCTGACTGTGCACGTCCGGCGCCTGCGGACCCGCATCGAACCCGACCCCGAGCATCCCACCTACCTGCGCACGGTCTGGGGTCGCGGCTATCTCTTCGAGGGGCCGGGCGGGTGAGGGGGGAACGCGCCGGCGCGGTGGGCCAGATCGACGGCGTACGACGGGCCGGGGGCGCGCGGGTTGTCGGGGTGCGGCCCGATTCGCGCCAGCGGCTGCGCACGTGGCCGATGCTGCTCGGCCTCTGGGTGCTGGCCGCCCTCGCGGTCGGCGTGCTCATGTGGACCGTGACGCGGCCCCTGCCGGCGGTGGACGTGGCCGCCGCGAACGATCTCGCCCGCACGGCCGAGCGCAGCTGGGGCAGGCTCGACACCGCGGCCCTGGACGGGGTGGGCGTGGACTACACGGTGGTGGATCGGGCCGGGAACGTCCTGGCCGCCCGCGGCGCCCCGGTCACCGATCAGTTCGCCGCGGCGCGCGCCCGGGCGGTGTCGCTCGACGTGAACCGGGGCGACCAGACCCTGGGCCGCGTCTACGTCGCCGACCCGAGCACGGCCGCCGCGGCCGACCGGCTGGGATTCGTCGCGCGGGTGGCCGCCTTGGCGATCGGTGCGATCGCCGCGGTCGGGACTGCCTGGCTGCTCTGGCTGCGCCGTCGGGTGGTGGCGCCGTTCGGGCGCTTGCAGGAGTTTGCGGCCGACATCGCGGCCGGTCGCCTCGATGCGCCGCTGCGGATGGACCGGTCGCATCTCTTCGGGGCCTTCACCGAGAGCTTCGACCTGCTGCGGGCCCAGCTCACGCGGGCCCGCGAGGCCGAGCGGGCGGCGAACGAGAGCAAGCGGACCCTCGTCAGCCAGCTCGGCCACGACATCCGCACCCCGCTGGCGAGCCTGGGCGCCACCGCCGAGCTGCTCGCGGTGGGGGAGTCTGATCCGGTGCGCCGGGAGCGCCTCGCCGTGGTCCTGGCCAAGGTGGGCCAGATCGACGCGCTGGTCGACGAGCTCTTCGACGCGAACGCCGAGCAGCTCCAGGCCCTCCCGGTCGCGCCGGTGCCCGTCGGCACCCCGGAGCTGAGGGAGCTCATCCACCGCGCCGACGCCACGGGGATGGTGGCCGCGATCGACCTCCCGGACGCGCTCGTCGAGGTCGACCCGCGCCGGGCGCAGCAGGTCTTCGACAACGTCCTGGGCAACGCGGCGAAGTACGGCGCCCCGCCCGTCACGGTCACCGGGGTGGTCGAAGCCGGCCTGTACGCCGTGACGATCCGCGACCGCGGCCCCGGCGTACCGCCTGACGAACTGCCCCGGCTGACGGCTCAGCGATTCCGCGGGAGCAACGCCGCCGACGCGCCGGGTTTCGGTCTGGGCCTGTTCACCTCGGCCTGGCTCATGGAGCGGATGGGTGGTTCGCTGACCTGCCACAACGCCACGGACGGCTTCGCGGCCGTGCTGGAATTCCGGTTGGCGTGAACCGGTGAACCGGTGAGCCGGCGAGCCGCTTGGGGGCGGGTACCGCGACCATCGCGAAATGGGCCGATGAGCCCCGCAATGTCCTGCGCGTCGACCCATATCGCGAGGGTGGCGACCCTGGGCAGGGAGCGGCCAGGCGGACTTAGGAGAGATGTAGGGAACTCGCAAGGACTGCGTCAGGGCCGCTTCCTACCGTGAGGACATGAGCAGCACGCAGACGCAGGCCGACACACCCGGGCGCGCAGCGGCGACGCGGCGCGAGTTGGTGATCGAGGCCATGCGCCTCTCGAAGACGTTCTCGCACGGGGGCGTACAGCAGCACGTCCTACGCAACCTCGACCTGGAGATCCGCGCCGGCGACTTCACCGTCATCATGGGCCCCTCGGGCGCGGGCAAGTCCACGCTCCTCTACGCCCTCTCCGGCATGGACGCCCCGACGCTGGGCACCATCACCTTCGACGGCGAGGACATCTCGCGGTACTCCCCGGACCGCCTCGCCGTCTTCCGGCGGCGTCGGTGCGGGTTCGTCTTCCAGCAGATCCACCTGCTCGATGCCCTGTCCCTCCAGGACAACGTGCTGGCGGTGGGGCTGCTGACGGGACGGCGCCACGACGTACGCCGCCGGGCTGCCAACCTCTTCGACCGGGTCGGGCTGGACGAGGCGACCCGGAACAAGTTCCCCAGCATGATCTCCGGCGGCGAGGCGCAGCGGGCCGCCGTCGTGCGGGCGATGATCAACGAGCCGGCCGTGCTGTTCGCCGACGAGCCGACCGGCCAGCTCAACTCCGAGTTCGGCCAGCGGGTGCTCGACCTGCTCACGATGCTGCACCGCGACGGGCAGAGCATCGTCATGGTCACCCACGACCTGCGCTCGGCGCTGCGGGGCGACCGGATCCTCTATCTGCGCGACGGCAGCATCGTCGGCGAGCTGACGCTGCCCCGGTACGCCGCCGAGGACGCCTCCCGCCAGGACCAGCTGGCCGGCTTCCTCGCCGAGATGGGCTGGTGACCCGCCGATGGCCACCGTCCTGCTGCTCGCGCGCCGGACCGTACGGCGTCAGCGCCTCCAGCTCGTCACCACTCTGCTGCTCGTGGCCCTGGCCGCGATGATGGTCAACCTCGGCGTCATCTGCGCCACGGACTACCCGGCCGCCCAACGCGGCGTCGCCCACCGCCTCGACACCGCCGAACTGCAGGTTCACGGCACCGACCGCGCCGCCCTGGCCTCCATGGCCGGCCACCTGCGCGCGGATGAGCGCGTCGCCCGCGTCGACGAGCGTCCCTCGCGCGAGACCTGGGGGAGCATCACGTACAACGGCGGTACCACCCCCACCAACCTCGTCTTCTTCGTCCCTGACACCGCCACCGACCTCGGCCGGTCGGACATCGTCGAGCAGGCAGACCGCAGTTATCCCAACCCGGTCTGGCTGCCGTACGTCTTCAAGGTCGGCGGCGGCTACCGGCTCGGGGACGACTTCCGCGTTACCACCGCCGCGGGCGCGCGCACCTTCCAGGTCAAGGGGTTCTACGAGAACCCGTACTTCGGCATGATGACCATGGGCTTCTCCGGGCTCGGCGTCACGGCCGACCAGCTCGACGCGCTGGGCGCCGGCGCCGACCCGCTTGCTGCAGGCAGCATCCTGGAGGTCCGGCTCCCGGAGGTCGCCCAGGCGGCCGCCGTCGCGACGGCGGCGACGGACCAGGTGAAGGCCGAGTACGTCGCCCGTGGCCTGGAGCCCCCTGCCCTGTGGAGCGATCCCTACGACCTGGTCGAGGTCGCGGCCATGACCGGCCCCGGCATCTACGCCGCCAGCCTCGTCGCGTTCGCGATCCTCATCGCCCTGGTCGTGGTGGTCGTCGTCCGCTTCGTCATCCGCACCGCGGTGCTGCAGGACATGACCGGCATCGGGACGCTCGCCGCGACCGGGTGCACCGCCGCGCAGTCCCTGTGGGGGATCGCCCTGCCCATGGTCGCGACCGCGCTGGTCGGGTCCGTCGTCGGGGTGGCCACGTCGTACGCCGTGCTGCCCGGCCTCCGCGACTCCCTCATCGCCCAGACCGGAATCCGCTGGGCGCCCGGCGTCAGCGCGCTCGGGGCGGCCTCGGCGGTGCTGCTCCTCGTCGCCGTGGCGGCGGGAACGGCCCTGCTGGCGGCCCGAAAGGTCCGCCGCGTGACGCCGGTGCAGGCCGTGCGTGGCGGGGAGAGCGCGCACAGCTTCCGGCGTACGGTCTTCCCGCTCGCCACGACCCGCGGCCCCCTCGGCGCGCTGCTCGGGCTCAAGCAGGCCGTCCAGCACGCCTCGCAGAACGTCATGGTCGCCGCGGTCATCGCGCTGGTGACTTTCGCCGGGATGTTCTCGGCCGGGCTCTACACCAACGTGCTCGGCAGCCGGGATGCGTTCACGCACTTGATGATCGGCGACATGCCGCCGGTGCAGGTGCAGCTGGCCGCCGACCGGAGCAGGCCCCGGGACGCGGCGACCCGCGCGGACCTGCTGCGGCAGGTGGCGGCCACGCAGGGCGTGCGGAAGGCGTTCTATTACGACAACCGCGGGGTCTCCGCCGAGGGCGTGCCGCTCCAGCTGGCCGTCACCGAGGACTTCGCGCGGCAGGACTACAGCTCGATCTACGCCGGCCGGGAACCCCGCCACGACAACGAGATCGCCCTCGGCGGGCGGGCGGCCGAGCGGCTCGGGCGCGCCATCGGCGACACCGTCGCGGTGGAGGTGGGCGGGGCGAAGCGGTCGTTCGTCGTGACCGGCCTGCTCTCCACGATCAACTTCATGGGCATGAAGGCCGACCTGACGACCGACGGCTACCGGCGGCTCATCCCCGCCTACCAGCCCGATTACCTCAACGTCTATCTCAACCAGGGCACCTCGGTCGGCGACTTCCGGGCCGCGCTGGACCCCGCCAGCGCCCCCCAGATCGCGGCCGTCAACGACTCCGCCGAGTTCCTGGCGAGCCAGATGGACGTCTACATCGAGATGTGCGGCTACCTTGCCGTCGGCATCCTGACGGGCACCGGCGTGGTGATCGCCCTGGTGATGGGCCTGGTCACGGCCACGATGATCGTGCGTACCCGGCGCTCGCTGGGGGTGCGCAAGGCGCTGGGGTTCACGACGCGGCAACTCGTGGGGCAGACCGTCATGACCTACCTGCCCGTCGTCGTGGTCGGCGCTCTGGTCGGTGCCGCGCTCGGCCTGGTGCTCGTCGAACCGGCGCTCGTCGGGTTGCTGCGCGGCGCGGGAATCCGGACCTTGTCGATGACGCTGGAGCCGTACGTCGTGACCGCGCTCGTCCTCGGGATCGTCGGCCTCGCGGCGGCCTTGATCGTGGCGCGGGCCTCGCGGATCCGCCGGATCACGCCGTACAGCCTGTTCCAGGAGGTCTAGCCCGCTGCGGTCCGATTTATCCACAGGCCGACCGTTCGTGACCTGCCCTTTTGGTGCCATGGCACCCTTTGTGCAGGTCACGAACGGTCGCTTGGGTCACGGGATGGCGGGTGCGCCTGGGGTCACGGCTGGGTGGGCGCCGCCTCGGTTATGGCTCGGGCATGGCTGGCTCATGGCTTGGCGGGCGCCGGGGGCACCCGTAGCTCGCGGGCGGCCCGGGCTGTGCAGCACCGGGCGACACTGTGTACCACCTGGAACGTGCTACGCGGGGCGCCGAGCCGTGTCGAGTTAGCCCCCGAACTCGTTGGGAAACTCGCCACGGTGTTGCCGCCGGCTCGCCTCGTCCTACAGTGACCCTCGTGACGCAGACCA from Austwickia sp. includes the following:
- a CDS encoding PLP-dependent transferase, yielding MDDVMRLETLAVHAGRADLVTLGLHVPPIDLSSTYPVPSVAAGGAAYDLLASGRVPDPGPESGGLIYQRLWNPGVARFETALAALEGTAQAVAFASGMAAVAAAILAAREQGSAAGRGAHVVAVRPLYGGTDHVLATGLLGTETTFCTPDGVAAAIRPDTCLVILETPGNPTLDLVDIAAVVAAAGGRANGKGTAGAGEVPVLVDNTFATPVLQNPAAHGATLVLHSGTKYLGGHGDVVAGVVACDDTWAAALRRVRAVTGGLLHPLSAYLLHRGLQTLPIRVRVQQETAARLVDWLATDAPHVAGVRHPGLPGCDPHGLVGSEGQMRGPGAMIAVQLAGGPEEGFRRASAVVERVRVFTHAVSLGGVDSLIQHPAALTHRPVAAEAKPGQDVLRLSIGLESYEDLRADLERALSS
- a CDS encoding SRPBCC family protein, encoding MTTTQHLTAARIEADAQVPLIRMTRDFQATPAQLFRAHTDPEIYARWVGPADIGTRIEHWDARTGGSWRFVNHRGEGDALEEYGFHGCFHEVRPDRIVQTFTWEGQPDGVSLETLTFEDLGDGWTRLHAQSLVDSFEGRDAWLDSGMETGVNDGYAKLDALLPTLLAEGSPA
- a CDS encoding ABC transporter permease, coding for MSTPDTVATGAPASGRGPERAPTGAAVAGTARPRLSPWRLLGSELALIAGRRRNQAGLAVLASVPIIMAIAVKVSQPRAGRGPDFLSSITANGLFVAFAALTVEMTMFLPLAIAMVSGDSVAGEANIGTLRYLLTVPVGRTRLLVVKYLSLVVAAVWAVTLVAVVGAIVGIVMFGTGPLTSLSGSQLPFSTAVVRLILVVLYLGAGLAALAAVGLFISTLTEQPMAAAVALMIVTIVSWILDAIPQVDWLAPYLIVHEWLAFGDLLRDPIATEAIGRGLLVDLCYAIFFWALAWARFAGKDITS
- the metA gene encoding homoserine O-succinyltransferase encodes the protein MPVKIPRDLPARATLNAENVFLMSEDRAGHQDIRPLRIAMVNLMPTKVDTETQVLRLLSNSPLQVEFTLVRMRSRESTHTSSEHLEAFYTTFDRVRDDKFDGLIITGAPVELMPFEDVDYWPELVDIMEWSKEHVFSTLHTCWGAQAGLYHHFGVPKFELAEKMFGVFEHRVLERHAHIVRGFDEVFPAPHSRHTGVGREAILAADGLELIAESDVAGVYLATSRDQRQLFVTGHPEYERRTLQAEYDRDVARGLPIKVPVNYFPGDDPTQKPLVTWRSHAFLLYSNWLNYYVYQRTPYDLSAIPKPAAPPE
- a CDS encoding methyltransferase domain-containing protein, with the translated sequence MRCGYFEAGACGSCVRLATPYAAQLAAKDAAARRLLGEHADLAWSAPCASAEDRFRAKAKMVVAGTPQSPTLGILAADGSGVDLRGCGIVGPYAAAALPVLAGFIARLGLRPYDVAARTGELKGIQVIETPPSDTQGTRETPDDSNGAGITAGSARPEGAEAMIRFVLRSEGQLGKIRRGLPDLAADLVAAGLRAPHVVSANLLPAHAALAEGPGPDVILTDEHTLPMRVGDVTLHLHPGAFLQTNTQVAGALYRQAADWIASAAPQSVLDLYCGVGGFALHAARALGGAAPDAPTHITGVEAAEAAVAGATAAAHSAGLAARFVPGDATAYAEALRRHPDMVIVNPPRRGIGPRLAAWLEDSDVATVVYSSCNPVTLAADLARMPSLRPTRARLFDMFPHTDHAEVLVLLERRDQTRKVSSGPCR
- a CDS encoding winged helix-turn-helix transcriptional regulator yields the protein MDDQLSKAFAALADPTRRDLVARLAIGDATPSELAAPYDMTLQAVSKHLKVLEAAGLVSRTREAQRRPVHLEAAALRAMTEWIDRYQRRAEERYGRLAAVLAQLGDE
- a CDS encoding PadR family transcriptional regulator; protein product: MADPTTFGGPRALVLTSLSGGPKHGYAIIEDVAALCGVTMGPGTLYGALTALEEQGLIAPLPPQGRRRPYELTPAGRTVAAEHEAAWRLLVAALDERGGRAPTRRAAGAGPARRTSRPGRAAHGLALPGGAT